The Rhododendron vialii isolate Sample 1 chromosome 8a, ASM3025357v1 genome has a window encoding:
- the LOC131298860 gene encoding uncharacterized protein LOC131298860 isoform X2, which translates to MLPVDPAQKLSFTRFITDGDLVIVYERHDIMKAVKVSENSVLQNRFGVFKHSDWIGRPFGSKVLSDKGGFVYLLAPTPELWTLVLSHRTQILYIADISLVIMYLEVVPGCLVLESGTGSGSLTTSLARAVAPTGHVYTFDFHEQRAVSAREDFERTGLSNLVTVGVRDIQGDGFPDDFCGKADSVFLDLPQPWLAIPSAGKMLKQDGILCSFSPCIEQVSRSCETLRANFTDIRTFEVLLRPYEVKEGKMESCQADKSGSILSLSRKRRQRSGEVGSNGREVSNSPTTIMARPSPESKGHTGYLTFARLRCLS; encoded by the exons ATGCTGCCTGTTGATCCTGCTCAAAAACTATCCTTCACCCGATTCATTACTGATGGAGATTTGGTTATTGTGTATGAGAGGCATGATATCATGAAGGCTGTTAAAGTAAGTGAGAATTCAGTTCTCcaaaaccgttttggtgttttcaaACATTCAGATTGGATAGGGAGACCCTTTGGTTCCAAGGTGTTAAGCGACAAGGGTGGATTTGTTTACTTGTTAGCTCCAACTCCTGAGCTTTGGACTCTGGTTCTCAGCCACAGAACTCAGATCTTATACATTGCAGATATTAGTCTTGTTATTATGTACTTGGAAGTAGTTCCTGGCTGTTTGGTTCTCGAGTCTGGAACTGGGAGCGGATCTTTAACTACCTCGCTTGCCAGAGCTGTGGCCCCCACAGGACATGTCTATACATTTGATTTCCATGAACAGAGAGCTGTTTCGGCTAG GGAAGATTTTGAAAGGACAGGATTGAGTAACTTAGTGACTGTGGGAGTCAGAGATATTCAAGGTGACGGTTTTCCTGATGATTTTTGTGGAAAGGCCGATTCTGTGTTCCTTGACCTACCCCAACCTTGGTTGGCCATTCCTTCTGCTGGAAAAATGTTGAAACAAGATGGGATTTTATGTTCCTTCTCACCATGCATTGAGCAAGTGTCACGATCTTGCGAAACTCTCAGAGCAAATTTTACTG ATATAAGAACATTTGAGGTTCTCCTCCGCCCATATGAGgtcaaagaagggaaaatggAGAGCTGCCAAGCTGACAAAAGTGGGTCTATTTTGTCCCTTTCTCGCAAGAGGAGGCAGCGTTCAGGTGAAGTAGGTAGCAATGGAAGGGAGGTTTCCAATTCTCCCACAACCATCATGGCTAGACCATCACCTGAGTCGAAAGGTCACACTGGCTATCTAACTTTTGCAAGACTCAGATGCCTTTCATAA
- the LOC131298861 gene encoding uncharacterized protein LOC131298861, with protein sequence MSMSLGQHPSISVRTPPSHLLQNWSQIIPTRRSRNNTSKLNQFSHLGHHHHRHRRPQPWLCNAAENDNNPPDVRENTPPNNPHEEGPQDQEPFWSTTQIITRLRKYGIAGVLSYGLLNTAYYLIAFLLVWFYIAPVPGKMGYWAAVDRFVKIMAIVWAGSQVTKIVRAGGALALAPFVDRGLSWFTVKFEFESQGKAFMAIVGCCFGLAALLFFVLTLLWA encoded by the coding sequence ATGTCGATGTCCCTCGGTCAACACCCTTCGATTTCTGTTCGTACCCCACCCTCTCACCTTCTCCAAAATTGGTCCCAAATCATCCCAACGAGAAGAAGCAGAAACAACACATCAAAGCTGAACCAATTCTCCCACTTGGGTCATCACCACCATCGTCATCGACGACCACAACCATGGCTTTGCAACGCAGCAGAAAACGATAACAACCCGCCAGATGTTCGAGAAAATACCCCACCCAACAACCCACATGAAGAAGGCCCACAAGATCAAGAACCGTTTTGGTCCACCACGCAGATCATAACCCGACTCAGAAAATACGGAATTGCTGGAGTACTATCATATGGGCTACTAAACACTGCTTACTATCTTATTGCTTTTCTATTGGTATGGTTTTACATAGCTCCGGTGCCCGGGAAAATGGGGTATTGGGCAGCAGTGGATAGGTTTGTGAAGATAATGGCGATTGTGTGGGCTGGGAGTCAAGTTACTAAGATTGTTAGAGCCGGTGGGGCTCTTGCTCTTGCGCCGTTTGTGGATAGAGGGTTGTCTTGGTTTACGGTCaagtttgagtttgagtctCAAGGGAAGGCATTCATGGCCATTGTTGGGTGTTGTTTTGGATTGGCTGCGTTGCTGTTTTTTGTTCTGACTTTGCTTTGGGCATGA
- the LOC131298860 gene encoding uncharacterized protein LOC131298860 isoform X1 — protein sequence MAATAGGAMFMTVVNCEGEGTVFATLTIAYKISVMLPVDPAQKLSFTRFITDGDLVIVYERHDIMKAVKVSENSVLQNRFGVFKHSDWIGRPFGSKVLSDKGGFVYLLAPTPELWTLVLSHRTQILYIADISLVIMYLEVVPGCLVLESGTGSGSLTTSLARAVAPTGHVYTFDFHEQRAVSAREDFERTGLSNLVTVGVRDIQGDGFPDDFCGKADSVFLDLPQPWLAIPSAGKMLKQDGILCSFSPCIEQVSRSCETLRANFTDIRTFEVLLRPYEVKEGKMESCQADKSGSILSLSRKRRQRSGEVGSNGREVSNSPTTIMARPSPESKGHTGYLTFARLRCLS from the exons ATGGCAGCAACAGCAGGGGGAGCTATGTTCATGACAGTTGTTAACTGTGAGGGTGAG GGAACTGTTTTTGCAACATTGACTATTGCCTACAAGATTTCAGTGATGCTGCCTGTTGATCCTGCTCAAAAACTATCCTTCACCCGATTCATTACTGATGGAGATTTGGTTATTGTGTATGAGAGGCATGATATCATGAAGGCTGTTAAAGTAAGTGAGAATTCAGTTCTCcaaaaccgttttggtgttttcaaACATTCAGATTGGATAGGGAGACCCTTTGGTTCCAAGGTGTTAAGCGACAAGGGTGGATTTGTTTACTTGTTAGCTCCAACTCCTGAGCTTTGGACTCTGGTTCTCAGCCACAGAACTCAGATCTTATACATTGCAGATATTAGTCTTGTTATTATGTACTTGGAAGTAGTTCCTGGCTGTTTGGTTCTCGAGTCTGGAACTGGGAGCGGATCTTTAACTACCTCGCTTGCCAGAGCTGTGGCCCCCACAGGACATGTCTATACATTTGATTTCCATGAACAGAGAGCTGTTTCGGCTAG GGAAGATTTTGAAAGGACAGGATTGAGTAACTTAGTGACTGTGGGAGTCAGAGATATTCAAGGTGACGGTTTTCCTGATGATTTTTGTGGAAAGGCCGATTCTGTGTTCCTTGACCTACCCCAACCTTGGTTGGCCATTCCTTCTGCTGGAAAAATGTTGAAACAAGATGGGATTTTATGTTCCTTCTCACCATGCATTGAGCAAGTGTCACGATCTTGCGAAACTCTCAGAGCAAATTTTACTG ATATAAGAACATTTGAGGTTCTCCTCCGCCCATATGAGgtcaaagaagggaaaatggAGAGCTGCCAAGCTGACAAAAGTGGGTCTATTTTGTCCCTTTCTCGCAAGAGGAGGCAGCGTTCAGGTGAAGTAGGTAGCAATGGAAGGGAGGTTTCCAATTCTCCCACAACCATCATGGCTAGACCATCACCTGAGTCGAAAGGTCACACTGGCTATCTAACTTTTGCAAGACTCAGATGCCTTTCATAA